In one Verrucomicrobiales bacterium genomic region, the following are encoded:
- a CDS encoding F0F1 ATP synthase subunit delta produces the protein MKISKNARRDAKSLFTCCKVNGILDEAKVRQAVTSVIAQKPRGYVGVLSHFQRLVKLEVAKRTARVESAVAITPAIQANIERSLIQKYGPGLTTTYSQNAALIGGLKIQVGSDVYDGSIQARLNALDESF, from the coding sequence ATGAAAATCTCCAAGAACGCTCGCCGGGACGCCAAGTCGCTCTTCACTTGCTGCAAGGTGAACGGCATTCTGGACGAAGCGAAGGTTCGCCAAGCGGTGACGTCCGTCATCGCTCAGAAGCCCCGAGGCTACGTGGGCGTTCTTTCCCACTTTCAACGATTGGTGAAGTTGGAAGTCGCCAAGCGTACCGCCCGGGTGGAAAGCGCGGTGGCCATCACCCCAGCGATCCAAGCGAACATCGAACGCAGCCTGATCCAGAAGTACGGACCGGGTCTCACCACCACCTACAGCCAGAATGCCGCCCTGATCGGCGGATTGAAGATCCAAGTCGGCAGCGACGTGTATGACGGGAGCATTCAAGCTCGCCTGAATGCGTTGGATGAGAGTTTTTAA
- a CDS encoding F0F1 ATP synthase subunit alpha → MSSLLQDIEAQISGVKTSVSKQNVGVVRECSDGVAKIEGLSDCMANEMLDFGNGTVGLALNLEETEVGAIILGDYLAIREGTEVRTTGKLLSVPVGKGLLGRVVDVLGRPLDGKGPIKETAFYPVEKIAPGIVKRQSVSQPLQTGIMSIDAMIPVGRGQRELIIGDRSTGKTTIGVDTMINQARINKQGRASGDKSFRPVYNIYVAVGQKQSNIARVIAELEKAGAMEDTIVVAAGASDSAANQYLAPFSGASMGEWFMDNGMDALIIFDDLSKQAVAYRQVSLVLKRPSGREAYPGDVFYLHSRLLERSARVNEKNGNGSLTALPIIETQAGDVSAYIPTNVISITDGQIYLETDLFYQGIRPAISVGLSVSRVGSAAQIKAMKQVAGKIKLELAQYRELAAFAQFGSDLDAKTQATLERGKRIVELFKQNQYNPIPVEIQSAILFAMQNNMLDDVAVEKVKDFQNKLTTFLQDRKEPLLAKIRAEKAFSDALGAELKAAVTEFKQTYR, encoded by the coding sequence ATGAGTTCACTACTCCAGGACATCGAAGCGCAAATCTCCGGCGTGAAAACGTCGGTCTCCAAGCAAAACGTCGGCGTCGTCCGCGAATGCTCCGACGGTGTCGCCAAGATCGAAGGGCTCTCCGATTGCATGGCCAACGAAATGTTGGACTTTGGCAACGGAACCGTCGGTCTGGCCTTGAACCTTGAAGAGACCGAAGTCGGCGCCATCATCCTCGGTGACTACCTCGCGATTCGCGAAGGCACCGAAGTGCGCACCACCGGCAAGTTGCTGTCCGTTCCGGTCGGCAAGGGCCTGCTGGGTCGCGTGGTCGACGTGCTTGGCCGCCCCTTGGACGGCAAGGGGCCGATCAAGGAAACTGCTTTCTATCCGGTCGAGAAGATCGCGCCCGGCATCGTCAAGCGCCAGTCCGTGAGTCAGCCGCTCCAGACCGGCATTATGTCCATCGACGCGATGATCCCCGTTGGCCGTGGCCAGCGCGAACTGATCATCGGCGACCGTTCGACGGGCAAGACCACGATCGGGGTGGACACGATGATCAACCAGGCGCGCATCAACAAGCAGGGGCGCGCGTCGGGGGACAAGAGCTTCCGCCCGGTTTATAACATCTACGTGGCTGTCGGTCAGAAGCAGTCCAACATCGCGCGAGTGATCGCTGAGTTGGAGAAGGCGGGCGCGATGGAAGACACCATCGTGGTGGCCGCCGGCGCGTCCGACTCGGCTGCGAACCAGTATCTCGCTCCGTTCTCGGGAGCGTCGATGGGCGAATGGTTCATGGATAACGGCATGGACGCGCTGATCATCTTTGATGATCTCTCCAAGCAGGCCGTAGCTTACCGCCAGGTCTCATTGGTTCTGAAGCGCCCCTCCGGCCGTGAAGCCTATCCTGGTGACGTTTTCTATCTGCACAGCCGCTTGCTCGAGCGTAGCGCTCGTGTGAACGAGAAAAACGGTAACGGTTCCCTCACCGCGCTCCCGATCATCGAGACGCAGGCGGGTGACGTTTCGGCTTACATCCCGACGAATGTGATTTCGATCACGGACGGCCAGATCTACCTGGAAACCGACTTGTTCTACCAAGGTATCCGTCCCGCGATCTCCGTCGGTCTGTCGGTGTCCCGCGTCGGTTCCGCCGCGCAGATCAAGGCCATGAAGCAGGTCGCGGGCAAGATCAAGCTGGAGCTGGCTCAGTATCGCGAGCTCGCCGCCTTCGCGCAGTTCGGATCCGATCTGGATGCCAAGACTCAGGCAACTCTCGAGCGCGGTAAGCGCATCGTCGAGTTGTTCAAGCAGAACCAATACAACCCGATCCCGGTGGAGATTCAGTCGGCGATCTTGTTTGCGATGCAGAACAACATGCTGGACGACGTCGCGGTGGAAAAGGTCAAGGACTTCCAGAACAAGCTGACAACCTTCCTTCAAGACCGCAAAGAACCACTGCTGGCCAAGATTCGCGCCGAGAAGGCGTTCAGTGACGCGCTGGGCGCGGAACTGAAGGCGGCAGTGACCGAGTTCAAGCAGACCTATAGGTAA
- the atpG gene encoding ATP synthase F1 subunit gamma has protein sequence MPSTRDIRRRIKSIKNTAQITKAMQMVASSKMRKAQLAALAGRPYATLMNDILAAVSEGSGDFSDPLMEKRPVRKRAVIVVSTDKGLCGALNSNLLREAGKLDKDTTLYICAGRKGSQFIARTKRQLAAEFNYKDAPQFVEARAISKFAQDLFLKGEVDRVDVLFTNFINTLTQKPEMRQLLPIGELTAVDAGVDGQGAATSLKKTELEYLFEPGAATVLGNLLPHYLNFQVFQFLLEAKASEHSARMVAMKSATDNAKQLIKDLTLEYNKLRQANITKELLEITSAAMAMG, from the coding sequence ATGCCGAGCACACGCGACATTCGCCGCCGGATCAAGTCGATCAAGAACACGGCGCAGATTACGAAGGCCATGCAGATGGTGGCTTCGTCCAAGATGCGGAAGGCTCAGCTTGCCGCACTGGCGGGGCGTCCGTACGCCACGTTAATGAACGACATCCTCGCGGCGGTGAGCGAAGGTTCCGGCGATTTCTCCGATCCGTTGATGGAGAAGCGACCCGTTCGCAAACGGGCGGTCATCGTGGTGAGCACTGACAAGGGGCTCTGCGGAGCGCTCAATTCGAACTTGCTGCGCGAGGCGGGCAAGCTGGACAAGGACACAACCCTCTACATCTGCGCCGGCCGCAAGGGGTCGCAGTTCATCGCGCGCACCAAGCGTCAGCTGGCCGCCGAGTTCAACTACAAGGACGCCCCCCAGTTTGTGGAGGCGCGCGCCATCTCCAAGTTCGCTCAAGACTTGTTCTTGAAGGGCGAGGTGGATCGGGTGGATGTTCTGTTCACCAATTTTATCAACACGCTCACGCAAAAGCCGGAAATGCGTCAACTGCTCCCCATCGGAGAGCTGACCGCGGTCGATGCAGGAGTGGATGGGCAGGGTGCTGCCACCAGTCTGAAGAAGACCGAGCTGGAGTACTTGTTCGAGCCGGGCGCCGCCACGGTGCTGGGCAACTTGCTCCCGCACTATCTTAACTTTCAGGTGTTCCAATTCCTCCTTGAAGCCAAGGCCTCCGAACATAGCGCCCGAATGGTCGCCATGAAGAGCGCCACCGACAACGCGAAGCAGCTGATCAAGGATTTGACTCTCGAATACAACAAGCTTCGCCAGGCCAACATTACGAAAGAACTTTTGGAAATCACCAGCGCTGCGATGGCGATGGGCTAA
- the atpD gene encoding F0F1 ATP synthase subunit beta: MNKGKIVQIIGPVVDVEFPGALPAIYNALTIEFTPPGGSKTKLTLEVQQHLGDNWVRAVAMSTTEGLKRGQEVTDVGGPIMMPVGEGVMGRVFNVTGDPVDEQGPVVADKYNPIHRSAPALVDQSTSPQILTTGIKVIDLICPFLKGGKVGAFGGAGVGKTVVIMELINNIAKLHGGISMFAGVGERTREGNDLYNEMIEAKVIKVEEDEKGHPKKNADGLPIIKKGSRIGLVYGQMNEPPGARLRVALSALAVTEYFRDEKNQDVLLFVDNVFRFSQAGSEVSALLGRTPSAVGYQPTLAAEMGNLQERITSTKKGSITSFQAVYVPADDLTDPAPATTFAHLDATIVLERSIAELGIFPAVDPLASNSRALTPDIVGEEHYNVARGVQKVLQRYKDLQDIIAILGMDELSPEDKMTVYRARKIQKFMSQPFTVAQVFTGREGKQVPREETVRAFKEILEGKHDDVAENNFYMKGSIDEIKE, encoded by the coding sequence ATGAACAAAGGCAAAATCGTTCAAATCATCGGTCCTGTAGTGGACGTGGAGTTCCCCGGAGCACTTCCGGCGATCTACAACGCCCTGACCATTGAATTCACCCCGCCCGGCGGATCCAAAACCAAGTTGACCCTCGAGGTGCAGCAGCATCTCGGTGACAACTGGGTTCGCGCTGTCGCGATGAGCACCACGGAAGGTCTGAAGCGCGGTCAAGAAGTGACCGACGTGGGCGGGCCGATCATGATGCCTGTCGGTGAAGGTGTCATGGGTCGCGTGTTCAACGTGACGGGTGATCCCGTCGACGAGCAAGGACCGGTGGTCGCGGATAAATATAATCCGATCCATCGTAGTGCCCCCGCGCTGGTGGACCAGTCGACCAGCCCTCAGATTCTGACCACCGGCATTAAGGTCATCGATCTGATCTGCCCGTTCTTGAAGGGTGGCAAAGTCGGAGCGTTCGGTGGCGCCGGCGTCGGTAAGACCGTCGTCATCATGGAGCTGATCAACAACATCGCTAAGCTGCACGGCGGTATCTCGATGTTCGCGGGTGTCGGTGAGCGAACCCGTGAAGGTAACGATCTCTACAACGAAATGATCGAAGCCAAGGTCATCAAGGTGGAAGAGGACGAGAAGGGTCATCCGAAGAAGAACGCCGATGGTCTTCCGATCATCAAGAAGGGTTCTCGAATCGGGTTGGTGTATGGCCAGATGAACGAACCGCCCGGAGCGCGTTTGCGCGTCGCTCTGTCGGCTCTCGCGGTGACCGAGTACTTCCGCGATGAGAAGAACCAGGACGTGTTGCTCTTCGTGGACAACGTCTTCCGTTTCTCGCAAGCCGGATCTGAGGTGTCGGCGTTGCTCGGCCGCACGCCGAGTGCCGTCGGTTACCAGCCGACCCTGGCAGCGGAAATGGGTAACTTGCAAGAGCGCATCACTTCGACGAAGAAGGGTTCCATTACCTCCTTCCAAGCGGTGTACGTCCCTGCGGACGACTTGACCGATCCGGCTCCCGCCACGACGTTTGCGCACTTGGATGCGACCATCGTGTTGGAACGTTCGATCGCTGAGTTGGGCATTTTCCCGGCCGTCGATCCTTTGGCGTCTAACTCCCGTGCTCTAACCCCCGACATCGTCGGCGAGGAGCATTACAATGTGGCCCGCGGCGTCCAGAAGGTGCTGCAGCGCTATAAGGATCTGCAGGACATCATCGCGATTCTGGGCATGGATGAGTTGAGCCCGGAAGACAAGATGACGGTCTATCGCGCCCGTAAGATTCAGAAGTTCATGAGCCAGCCGTTTACCGTCGCCCAGGTCTTCACCGGCCGCGAAGGTAAGCAGGTTCCTCGTGAGGAGACCGTGCGCGCGTTCAAGGAAATCTTGGAAGGCAAGCACGACGACGTGGCTGAGAACAACTTCTACATGAAGGGTTCCATCGACGAGATCAAAGAATAG
- a CDS encoding F0F1 ATP synthase subunit epsilon: protein MPLKLEIVTPEAKIYSETVDMVTLPGVEGEMGIFPNHVPLMTQVAAGEVIAKRGGQNQHLAVGEGFVEITGERVAILTDMAIKADDIDEVKAEEARKRAEARLQEKLSEEESVAVTAALAHSLAQLKVKRRNRS, encoded by the coding sequence ATGCCCCTCAAGCTTGAAATCGTCACTCCGGAAGCCAAGATCTATTCGGAGACCGTGGACATGGTGACCTTGCCCGGCGTTGAGGGCGAGATGGGAATCTTTCCCAATCACGTGCCCTTGATGACTCAAGTGGCGGCCGGCGAAGTGATCGCCAAACGTGGGGGACAGAACCAACACCTGGCCGTCGGCGAAGGGTTCGTGGAAATCACGGGCGAGCGCGTCGCGATCCTGACCGACATGGCGATCAAGGCGGACGACATTGACGAGGTGAAGGCTGAAGAGGCACGTAAGCGTGCCGAAGCTCGCCTCCAAGAGAAGCTCAGCGAAGAGGAATCGGTCGCCGTCACCGCTGCCTTGGCTCATTCCTTGGCGCAGTTGAAGGTGAAGCGCCGGAATCGGTCGTAG
- a CDS encoding SCO family protein — translation MRLIVVSHSQPFRGLCGFLSLGWAVLALTGCGPNSNSPSATALPSPAATIATNAAAAPTSYQVGGELKEINVSKRIARITHDEIPGYMRKMTMEFEIRDQSDLTVLKPGDRVSFTMKVTEEDGWIEALKRTGEPGAKVGASTNSSVSRPKIAPSEPLFPGDTLPDYAFTNEFSRPVLLSQYEGQAIAFTFIFTTCPFPTMCPRMSSNFQKAYQLLGAQPNGPTNWHFFSITIDPATDQPEVLKRYGTSLQYDPSRWSFLTGEEAQIELLARHFGLNFYRESGVLNHNLRTVVVNPQGKVHKILIGNEWKPEDLVEEMSNALSGKKAN, via the coding sequence ATGAGATTGATCGTCGTCAGCCATTCTCAGCCCTTTCGCGGTTTGTGTGGTTTTCTGAGCCTGGGCTGGGCCGTGCTAGCTCTCACCGGGTGCGGGCCCAACTCAAATTCCCCATCCGCGACGGCCCTGCCGAGTCCAGCCGCAACCATTGCCACCAACGCAGCGGCAGCCCCTACCAGCTACCAAGTGGGAGGCGAACTCAAGGAGATCAACGTTTCGAAGCGCATCGCCCGGATCACTCATGATGAGATTCCCGGCTACATGCGCAAGATGACCATGGAGTTTGAGATCCGCGATCAAAGCGATTTGACCGTACTCAAGCCTGGTGACCGCGTCAGCTTCACAATGAAGGTCACGGAGGAAGATGGGTGGATCGAGGCTCTGAAGCGCACCGGAGAGCCCGGCGCCAAGGTGGGAGCTAGCACGAACAGTTCGGTTTCTCGTCCCAAGATTGCCCCGTCTGAGCCGTTGTTCCCGGGAGACACACTTCCCGATTATGCCTTCACCAACGAGTTCAGTCGTCCCGTGCTGCTGAGTCAGTATGAAGGCCAGGCCATTGCCTTTACCTTCATCTTTACCACCTGCCCGTTCCCGACCATGTGCCCCCGGATGAGCTCGAACTTCCAGAAGGCGTATCAGTTGTTGGGAGCTCAACCGAACGGGCCGACCAATTGGCATTTCTTTAGTATCACCATTGACCCAGCCACGGACCAACCCGAGGTGCTCAAGCGCTACGGGACCAGTCTACAGTACGACCCGAGCCGATGGAGTTTCCTCACCGGCGAAGAGGCTCAGATCGAGTTACTGGCACGCCATTTCGGTTTGAACTTCTATCGGGAGTCGGGAGTGCTCAACCACAATCTGCGAACGGTGGTCGTGAATCCTCAGGGAAAAGTTCACAAGATTCTGATCGGAAACGAGTGGAAGCCTGAAGATTTAGTGGAAGAAATGAGCAACGCCCTTTCAGGGAAGAAGGCTAACTAG
- a CDS encoding glutaredoxin family protein, translating to MKPRNVRLFVKPYCDWCQEARDWLDERGIPHEVIDVISDASARSEMQELSGQTLAPVLDVDGTILSDFDTDQLEAFWEKLEQ from the coding sequence ATGAAACCTCGTAACGTTAGACTTTTCGTAAAACCCTACTGTGATTGGTGTCAGGAAGCCCGGGATTGGCTCGACGAGCGAGGAATTCCCCACGAGGTCATCGATGTCATCAGCGATGCGAGCGCCCGTAGTGAAATGCAGGAGCTATCAGGGCAAACTCTGGCCCCGGTTCTCGACGTGGATGGCACCATCCTTTCGGATTTTGATACCGATCAGCTCGAAGCATTCTGGGAAAAGCTGGAGCAGTAA
- a CDS encoding cupin domain-containing protein: protein MDVKNLEAIPAFITKDGSEIRELLAYRNSAIRQQSLAEARLPIGGSTQEHYHLKTEEIYFITHGRGQMRIESETCDVVAGDAIAIPPGKKHKLWNTGSEPLRLLCCCAPAYEHADTILTEP from the coding sequence ATGGATGTTAAAAATCTCGAGGCAATCCCTGCCTTCATTACGAAGGATGGTTCCGAGATCCGCGAACTCCTGGCGTACCGCAACTCGGCGATCCGTCAGCAGAGTCTCGCGGAAGCGCGGCTGCCGATCGGAGGTAGCACGCAGGAGCACTATCATCTCAAGACTGAGGAGATTTATTTCATCACGCACGGTCGGGGACAGATGCGAATCGAGTCCGAGACCTGCGATGTGGTGGCCGGTGATGCCATCGCGATCCCTCCGGGCAAGAAGCACAAACTTTGGAACACAGGATCCGAGCCACTTCGCCTCCTGTGCTGCTGCGCTCCCGCCTATGAACACGCCGATACCATCCTTACCGAACCCTGA